A region from the Natronorubrum halophilum genome encodes:
- the cheB gene encoding chemotaxis-specific protein-glutamate methyltransferase CheB: MTRVLVVDDSRFMRTVIGNALTEAGYDVETATNGSDAIETAVASDPDIITMDVEMPEVGGIDAVERIMTRNPTLILMLSVHTDRGTEATLDALERGAVDFLHKPDGSDSRTVTHLIDDVVEKVAELANANVSSAALARATASAYAARSESARTGSLDRSQSRRKPTDRAVVGAGRGARGDTETSAGSTTVQPGGPSLESRTEVESERPSGTVGDEQPVDLGGYADNPTVVLGASTGGPKIVERVFEHLPADLDAKVLVVQHMPSGFTERFADRLDAHSQYDVSEAADGDAIRPGEAAVAPGGSHLEVVSNIGGRLRLRLDDGDRIHGVRPAIDVTMRTAARHVGDPLCGVVLTGMGRDGAAGIEAIKAASGHTIAQDEATSPVFGIPRQAIETGCVDDIAPAPKLVETIVDAFDTDGETDD, translated from the coding sequence ATGACGAGAGTACTCGTTGTCGACGACTCGAGGTTTATGCGGACAGTCATCGGCAACGCGCTCACCGAGGCCGGCTACGACGTCGAGACGGCAACGAACGGCTCGGACGCCATCGAAACTGCGGTGGCGTCCGACCCCGACATCATCACGATGGACGTCGAAATGCCCGAAGTGGGGGGTATCGACGCCGTCGAGCGCATTATGACGAGGAATCCGACGCTAATCCTCATGCTCAGCGTTCATACCGACCGGGGTACGGAAGCGACCCTCGACGCGCTCGAGCGTGGGGCCGTCGACTTCCTCCACAAGCCCGACGGCTCGGATTCGCGGACCGTCACCCATCTCATCGACGACGTCGTCGAGAAGGTCGCCGAACTCGCGAACGCGAACGTTTCGTCGGCCGCGCTCGCACGCGCCACTGCGTCCGCGTACGCGGCGCGATCGGAATCGGCGAGGACGGGATCGTTGGACAGATCTCAATCCAGGCGAAAACCGACCGACCGAGCCGTCGTCGGAGCCGGACGCGGGGCTCGAGGTGACACTGAGACGAGTGCCGGATCGACGACGGTGCAGCCGGGTGGTCCGTCGCTCGAGAGTCGGACCGAAGTCGAGAGTGAACGTCCGAGCGGAACTGTCGGCGACGAGCAACCGGTCGATCTCGGAGGTTACGCGGATAATCCGACCGTCGTCCTCGGTGCCTCGACCGGCGGGCCGAAGATCGTCGAGCGGGTGTTCGAGCACCTGCCGGCCGACCTCGATGCCAAGGTACTCGTCGTCCAGCACATGCCATCGGGCTTTACCGAGCGCTTTGCGGACCGGCTCGATGCACACAGCCAGTACGACGTCAGCGAAGCGGCGGACGGCGACGCGATCCGTCCAGGCGAGGCAGCGGTCGCGCCGGGTGGTTCCCACCTCGAGGTGGTAAGCAACATCGGCGGGCGGCTCCGGCTCCGTCTCGACGACGGCGACCGGATTCACGGCGTTCGACCGGCGATCGACGTCACGATGCGGACGGCCGCCCGGCACGTCGGCGACCCGCTCTGTGGCGTCGTCCTGACCGGAATGGGACGCGACGGCGCGGCCGGAATCGAGGCGATCAAGGCCGCAAGCGGGCACACCATCGCACAGGACGAAGCGACGAGTCCGGTCTTTGGCATCCCCCGTCAGGCGATTGAAACGGGCTGTGTCGACGACATCGCGCCGGCCCCGAAGCTGGTCGAGACGATCGTCGATGCGTTCGACACGGACGGTGAGACCGATGACTGA
- the cheY gene encoding chemotaxis protein CheY: MSTGVLIVDDSHFMRNLLGQILEQDYRILGEASNGAEAVKLYKEHDPDIVMMDIVMPKCNGIKATAAIKKIDPDARVIMCTSVGQREKMKLAVKAGADGYVTKPFEEPSVRKALSDVVAA, translated from the coding sequence ATGTCGACAGGGGTGCTTATCGTGGACGACTCTCATTTTATGCGTAACTTACTGGGCCAAATTTTGGAACAGGATTATCGCATTCTCGGAGAGGCGTCCAACGGCGCCGAAGCAGTCAAACTGTACAAAGAACACGACCCCGATATCGTCATGATGGACATCGTGATGCCCAAGTGCAACGGGATCAAGGCGACCGCGGCGATCAAGAAGATCGACCCGGACGCGCGGGTCATCATGTGTACGAGTGTCGGGCAACGTGAAAAAATGAAACTCGCCGTGAAAGCTGGCGCTGACGGCTACGTGACGAAACCGTTCGAAGAGCCCAGCGTCAGAAAGGCCCTCTCAGACGTCGTTGCGGCATGA
- a CDS encoding transcription factor, which translates to MAFEDLLEDPVIQKYLHELVGPKGMPVAAAPPDGEVTDEELSEELDLELNDVRRALFILYENDLATYRRLRDEDSGWLTYLWTFEYDNIPENLEEEMYRLHEALADRREYERNHEFYLCEICSIRFEFGEAMDFGFECPECGSPLESMDNDRLVNAMDDRLDSLEDELNIDVDA; encoded by the coding sequence ATGGCTTTTGAGGACCTGCTCGAGGATCCGGTTATCCAGAAGTACTTACACGAGCTGGTCGGTCCCAAGGGGATGCCCGTCGCGGCAGCGCCGCCGGACGGGGAAGTGACCGACGAGGAGCTCTCGGAGGAACTGGACCTCGAGTTGAACGACGTGCGGCGCGCGCTGTTTATCCTGTACGAAAACGACCTCGCCACCTATCGGCGGCTGCGCGACGAGGACTCGGGGTGGCTCACCTACCTCTGGACCTTCGAGTACGACAACATCCCCGAGAACTTAGAGGAGGAGATGTACCGGCTTCACGAGGCCTTAGCGGATCGTCGGGAGTACGAGCGCAACCACGAGTTCTACCTCTGTGAGATCTGTTCCATCCGCTTCGAGTTCGGCGAAGCGATGGACTTCGGCTTCGAGTGTCCCGAGTGTGGCTCGCCCCTCGAATCGATGGACAACGACCGACTCGTTAACGCGATGGACGACCGCCTCGACTCCCTCGAGGACGAACTCAACATCGACGTGGACGCCTGA
- a CDS encoding Hpt domain-containing protein: MTDYLSDFVQESEERITELNNALLTLEREPTNDEAMESIFRVAHTLKSNCGAMGLEPASDLAHAIEDLLDAVRTDDLEVTPELMDVIFDGVDELETMIEEVDAEGEIETDPSATITALREHLETRTESDSITPPTAAAIDTVLERFEPPADDEHDAYLVRLSIAASEDGGDSKGALVVDALVDAFDLIGTEPPRSDIEADEYDGHFDAVFGSAVGEAAISAGLEPVEEVADFELVNVTDRFDSLVDASAEVDVEPSTESDTAEPGENISSDEAQDLEVDELLDEFEEFDNLDEMVEDVEDDELEMFDNMGDAGSFDDLLEAEDAALEEADESATDSPVDDVGADAEPADAASEPAAAEDDVDDANAVFNELKDEVEMVGFDELQDELDELEFDEFDNDDEVDMDDLIGDDIDVHDDSFFDDGEPSEAVVDDTVVDTDGEPESEPPAETPAREAEEVPTDESETDALGGEPDAGSDDSDEPVDESPTPGSETPPGDESVAGTELDAESGLESDEAAIDEQSTDDAESTAETEQSSGETAAESATPTETADAAENDPLESSADTEDGALEPDAADGSTAVTNDDSMPAPRDVESEAVDDSGDGLEGTDDASGEPGTVEAGGSEIDTGTDEADDRTEDGAFESPFDDGTDDSADGGAAEIGSEDEFGTALEAEFDPTASFDDDSIEASFTDDSADESFDIDEFDDVTEFTEPDDDGVSDTAAEIDGFEDAFDDVDLDNAFDDDFATGDGFDTDSPASSSTSASSESFGDDAVETNTDDDADVIRRIDEPTFDVPELTIPEPSDRPDADEQTDEIQSVRVDVDQIDSLLTLMEGLVTSRVRLRHAVTEGEDRSALEAELDDLSELTTDLQETVMDVRLVPLRTVTNRLPRVVRDISRDQDKDVTFEVTGEDVELDRSILDRIGDPLIHLVRNAVDHGIEPPEEREAAEKPCDGAIEVHADRSRDRVTITVADDGSGLDPDRLRSEALESDVLTEDEAADLSDDKAYDLIFHPGLSTTEEVTDVSGRGVGMDVVKRTIEDLEGTVSIDSEAGEGTTVTMTLPVSVAIDDILFIESGGEEFGVPTKTVLDIGPADRLETVDGERVLADANDEYPVIELDDALETPRAGATDDGMVVRIRGEVRPVALHCGHVHGQQEVVVKPFEGFMSDIPGLSGATVRGRGEVVNILDVTTL, from the coding sequence ATGACTGATTATTTGAGCGACTTCGTACAGGAGAGCGAGGAACGAATTACGGAGCTGAACAACGCGTTGCTCACCTTAGAGCGCGAGCCGACGAACGACGAGGCGATGGAGAGTATCTTCCGCGTCGCACACACGCTCAAGAGCAACTGTGGTGCCATGGGACTCGAGCCGGCGAGCGACCTCGCACACGCGATCGAGGACCTCCTCGATGCCGTCCGCACGGATGACCTCGAGGTGACGCCCGAACTGATGGACGTGATCTTCGATGGCGTCGACGAACTCGAGACGATGATCGAGGAGGTCGACGCCGAAGGCGAGATCGAAACCGATCCGTCGGCGACGATCACGGCCCTTCGCGAGCACCTCGAGACCCGGACCGAATCGGATTCGATTACGCCGCCCACCGCGGCGGCGATCGACACCGTTCTCGAGCGATTCGAGCCGCCGGCGGACGACGAGCACGACGCCTATCTGGTCCGGCTATCCATCGCAGCCAGCGAGGACGGCGGGGACAGCAAGGGCGCGCTCGTCGTCGATGCCCTGGTCGATGCGTTCGATCTGATCGGGACCGAGCCGCCGCGTTCCGATATCGAAGCCGACGAGTACGACGGTCACTTCGACGCCGTCTTCGGCAGCGCGGTCGGTGAAGCCGCCATCTCCGCCGGACTCGAGCCAGTCGAAGAGGTGGCCGACTTCGAACTCGTCAACGTCACCGATCGATTCGACAGCCTCGTCGACGCGTCGGCCGAAGTCGACGTGGAGCCGTCCACTGAGTCCGACACCGCGGAGCCCGGCGAGAACATCTCGTCGGACGAGGCTCAGGATCTCGAGGTCGACGAACTGCTCGACGAGTTCGAGGAGTTCGACAACCTGGACGAGATGGTCGAGGACGTCGAAGACGACGAACTCGAGATGTTCGATAACATGGGCGATGCCGGCTCGTTCGACGACCTGCTGGAAGCGGAAGACGCGGCGCTCGAGGAAGCGGACGAATCGGCGACCGACTCGCCCGTCGACGACGTCGGTGCCGACGCCGAGCCGGCAGATGCGGCCTCGGAACCGGCAGCCGCCGAGGACGACGTCGACGACGCGAACGCCGTCTTCAACGAACTCAAAGACGAAGTCGAGATGGTCGGTTTCGACGAACTCCAGGACGAACTCGACGAACTCGAGTTCGACGAGTTCGATAACGACGACGAAGTCGACATGGACGACCTCATCGGTGACGACATCGATGTCCACGACGACTCGTTCTTCGACGACGGGGAGCCATCCGAGGCAGTCGTCGACGACACCGTCGTCGATACGGACGGCGAGCCCGAATCGGAGCCGCCGGCGGAGACACCGGCCCGCGAGGCCGAGGAAGTGCCGACGGACGAATCCGAGACGGACGCTCTCGGGGGAGAACCGGACGCCGGATCGGACGATTCCGACGAGCCGGTCGACGAGTCGCCGACGCCGGGGTCGGAAACACCGCCCGGAGACGAATCGGTAGCCGGCACCGAGTTGGACGCGGAATCCGGCCTCGAGTCGGATGAAGCGGCGATCGACGAGCAGTCGACGGACGATGCCGAATCGACTGCCGAAACGGAGCAATCGTCGGGAGAGACGGCAGCCGAATCGGCTACACCGACCGAAACCGCAGACGCTGCCGAGAACGACCCCCTCGAGTCGTCAGCGGACACCGAGGATGGGGCGCTCGAACCGGATGCAGCGGACGGGAGCACGGCGGTTACCAACGACGACTCGATGCCGGCCCCGCGGGACGTCGAATCCGAAGCCGTCGACGACAGTGGTGACGGACTCGAGGGTACCGACGACGCCAGTGGCGAACCTGGAACCGTCGAAGCGGGCGGGAGCGAAATCGACACCGGCACTGACGAAGCTGACGACCGCACCGAGGACGGGGCGTTCGAGAGCCCATTCGACGACGGAACCGATGATTCCGCGGACGGCGGAGCCGCCGAGATCGGGTCCGAGGACGAGTTCGGAACGGCACTCGAAGCGGAGTTCGATCCGACGGCCTCGTTCGATGACGACTCGATCGAGGCGTCGTTTACCGACGATTCGGCCGACGAATCGTTCGATATCGACGAGTTCGATGACGTCACCGAGTTCACGGAGCCCGATGACGACGGGGTTAGCGACACCGCGGCCGAGATCGACGGCTTCGAAGACGCGTTCGACGACGTAGACCTCGACAACGCATTCGACGACGACTTCGCCACCGGCGACGGCTTCGATACGGACTCACCGGCGTCCTCGAGTACGAGCGCGTCCTCGGAGTCGTTCGGTGACGACGCAGTCGAGACGAATACCGACGACGACGCCGACGTTATTCGCCGAATCGACGAACCGACGTTCGACGTTCCGGAACTCACGATTCCGGAGCCGAGCGACCGGCCCGACGCCGACGAACAGACTGACGAAATCCAGTCGGTCAGAGTCGACGTCGACCAGATCGACTCGCTGCTCACGCTCATGGAAGGGCTGGTCACGAGTCGCGTTCGCCTCCGTCACGCGGTCACCGAAGGCGAGGACCGCTCCGCGCTCGAGGCGGAACTGGACGATCTGTCCGAGCTGACGACGGACCTCCAGGAGACGGTGATGGACGTTCGGCTCGTGCCGTTGCGGACGGTGACGAATCGACTTCCTCGCGTCGTCCGCGACATCTCGCGGGACCAAGACAAGGACGTAACCTTCGAGGTGACCGGCGAGGACGTCGAACTCGACCGGAGCATCCTCGACCGGATCGGCGACCCGCTGATCCACCTGGTCCGCAACGCCGTCGATCACGGTATCGAGCCGCCCGAAGAGCGCGAGGCTGCTGAAAAGCCCTGCGACGGAGCCATCGAAGTCCACGCGGATCGATCGCGCGATCGGGTGACGATCACCGTCGCCGACGACGGTAGCGGACTCGATCCCGACCGACTTCGATCCGAGGCGCTCGAGTCCGACGTCCTCACCGAGGACGAAGCGGCCGACTTATCGGACGACAAGGCCTACGACCTCATCTTCCACCCCGGTCTCTCGACGACCGAGGAGGTGACCGACGTCAGCGGTCGCGGCGTCGGGATGGACGTCGTCAAGCGAACGATCGAGGACCTCGAGGGGACGGTCTCCATCGACAGCGAGGCCGGCGAGGGAACGACCGTCACGATGACGCTCCCGGTGTCGGTTGCCATCGACGACATTCTCTTCATCGAGAGCGGCGGCGAGGAGTTCGGCGTTCCAACCAAGACCGTACTGGATATCGGACCGGCCGACAGGCTGGAGACGGTCGACGGCGAACGAGTGCTCGCCGACGCCAACGACGAGTATCCCGTCATCGAACTCGACGACGCCCTCGAGACGCCTCGAGCGGGCGCTACCGACGACGGGATGGTCGTCAGAATCCGCGGCGAGGTTCGGCCGGTCGCGTTACACTGCGGTCACGTTCACGGCCAACAGGAGGTCGTCGTCAAGCCCTTCGAAGGCTTCATGAGCGACATTCCCGGGCTGAGCGGCGCAACGGTACGGGGACGGGGGGAAGTAGTCAACATCCTTGACGTGACGACATTATGA
- a CDS encoding DUF5803 family protein, producing MNRRLVLAVVAVGLLVGVAGCSTFFGGISDEELDREQEYGDLRDSDADVAIDIDSGSLISDGEFRAVYNLEEQDELSLYRSNLYSDEALDIHSVRYWYPNGTELTGSELNIDQSDTSTEVRVPNENGTIAFSGDAGRNTFSLPAYVEGSYEVTIPEGHRTSNFLFGDASPNGYEREIVDNQERLTWEEVDSTISLRYYLTRDIPLFVGLVGTVALLGGAGAVYYYRQIKQLRERREEMGLDVEMDDDSDNGPPGMG from the coding sequence ATGAATCGTCGGCTCGTTCTCGCGGTGGTCGCGGTCGGGTTGCTCGTCGGGGTAGCCGGCTGCTCGACGTTCTTCGGCGGCATCTCCGACGAGGAACTCGACCGCGAACAGGAGTACGGCGATCTGCGGGACAGCGACGCCGACGTCGCCATCGATATCGACAGCGGCAGTCTGATCAGCGATGGCGAGTTCCGTGCGGTCTACAACCTGGAAGAGCAGGACGAACTGTCGTTGTACCGGTCGAACCTCTACAGTGATGAGGCCCTCGACATCCACAGCGTCCGCTACTGGTACCCCAACGGGACCGAACTGACGGGCTCGGAGCTGAACATCGATCAGAGCGATACGAGTACCGAGGTCCGCGTTCCGAACGAGAACGGAACGATCGCGTTTTCGGGCGATGCCGGGCGCAATACGTTTAGCCTGCCGGCCTACGTCGAGGGCTCGTACGAGGTGACGATCCCCGAGGGCCACCGGACGTCGAACTTCCTGTTCGGTGACGCGAGCCCGAACGGCTACGAGCGGGAGATCGTCGATAACCAGGAACGCCTGACGTGGGAGGAAGTAGACAGCACCATCTCACTGCGGTACTATCTCACTCGCGATATCCCGCTGTTCGTGGGGTTAGTCGGAACCGTCGCCCTGCTCGGCGGTGCCGGCGCTGTCTACTACTACCGTCAGATCAAGCAACTCCGGGAGCGGCGCGAGGAGATGGGATTAGATGTCGAGATGGACGACGATTCCGACAACGGACCGCCGGGTATGGGGTAA
- a CDS encoding DUF2110 family protein translates to MVVLATKLYVEGDARERSLDSLRSLIDNELGELDVEFELGVRHDDFPSVTIEGEDATVARNVLREEFGEIVPDLESGETYVGTLESWDEDGIVLDAGQDKGVRISTDELGLGQGSAIQIRERYGLVQHMPLRFVYGGDGDPSRLAEEEQDRLYDWTRGDGRLNVNSATRAEVRATLNRAGHAQDYVTVERIGLLEQSVICTEDTDPPGLLASVGEYLPAELRCVVP, encoded by the coding sequence ATGGTCGTACTCGCAACCAAACTGTACGTCGAGGGCGACGCCCGCGAACGGTCGCTGGATTCGCTCCGATCGCTCATCGATAACGAACTCGGCGAACTCGACGTCGAGTTCGAACTCGGCGTCCGCCACGACGACTTTCCGTCCGTAACGATCGAGGGTGAAGACGCCACCGTCGCACGAAACGTCCTCCGCGAGGAGTTCGGCGAGATCGTCCCCGACCTCGAGTCCGGCGAAACGTACGTCGGCACGCTCGAGTCCTGGGACGAAGACGGGATCGTCCTCGACGCGGGACAGGACAAGGGCGTCCGGATTTCGACCGACGAACTCGGACTCGGCCAGGGATCGGCGATCCAGATCCGCGAGCGATACGGGCTGGTCCAGCACATGCCGTTGCGGTTCGTCTACGGCGGCGACGGGGACCCATCGCGCCTCGCCGAGGAAGAACAGGACCGACTCTACGACTGGACCCGCGGCGACGGCCGACTCAACGTCAACAGCGCCACCCGCGCGGAAGTTCGGGCGACGCTCAACCGTGCCGGTCACGCGCAGGACTACGTCACCGTCGAGCGAATCGGGCTGCTCGAGCAGAGCGTGATCTGTACCGAAGATACCGACCCGCCGGGATTGCTCGCGAGCGTCGGCGAGTACCTCCCGGCGGAGCTTCGCTGCGTTGTTCCGTAA
- a CDS encoding chemotaxis protein CheW: MGPDLSEKLLGIDIGGADNRTRRDADGTNENEEERKRFVFFEVATHRLAVPVETVDTLAEVPEELTRVPRTPAAIDGMVDLRGEVTAVIDPTVHFPSNEPVDRDRRERLLVLDRSSDQQSAAIRVDGVIGVKTVPESDVLDEATVEDRDLSGDALEHPLVVALIERERESDTDAGAAVATNQSGSTAVFGAGTEADGATMMASSQRGAPGDAVGTPFEVDATEAESNDDEADSTREIVVEVTPVVDVETFLLASGQREPQE, encoded by the coding sequence ATGGGCCCGGATCTTTCCGAAAAACTTCTCGGAATCGACATCGGCGGTGCTGACAACCGGACACGTCGGGACGCAGACGGAACGAACGAAAACGAGGAGGAACGCAAGCGGTTCGTCTTCTTCGAGGTGGCTACCCACCGACTCGCCGTTCCGGTCGAGACTGTCGACACGCTCGCCGAAGTCCCCGAGGAGTTAACGCGGGTCCCGCGAACCCCAGCAGCTATCGACGGGATGGTCGATCTGCGCGGAGAGGTCACTGCAGTGATCGATCCCACCGTCCACTTCCCGAGCAACGAACCCGTGGATCGGGACCGTCGAGAGCGCCTTCTCGTGCTCGATCGCTCGAGCGACCAGCAGTCCGCGGCGATTCGGGTCGACGGCGTGATCGGTGTCAAGACGGTTCCCGAAAGCGACGTTCTCGACGAAGCGACCGTCGAAGATCGGGACCTCTCCGGCGACGCGCTCGAACACCCGCTCGTCGTCGCGCTAATCGAGCGAGAGCGTGAGTCCGACACCGATGCCGGTGCGGCCGTCGCTACGAACCAGTCGGGATCAACTGCCGTTTTCGGAGCCGGGACCGAAGCCGACGGTGCCACGATGATGGCATCCTCACAGCGGGGCGCTCCCGGCGACGCCGTCGGGACTCCCTTCGAAGTCGACGCGACGGAAGCGGAGTCGAACGACGACGAGGCGGACTCGACTCGGGAGATCGTCGTCGAGGTGACTCCAGTGGTTGACGTCGAGACGTTCTTGTTAGCATCTGGACAGCGAGAACCGCAAGAATAG
- a CDS encoding chemotaxis protein CheW, whose amino-acid sequence MASGVDRDDDDAADRATVLTFTLGGKRYCVGAASVASVVGVTADRSVATADDPWNAGSVSVAGERVRVVDLPRAFTAAARTTTRIDEPKLLIFTATDADGSYYGWLVDDVDAARTIRPDRLEPTRTGTHLPHVRGYLEIGDDDVIWLDERAIHG is encoded by the coding sequence ATGGCATCGGGCGTAGACCGCGACGACGATGACGCCGCCGACCGTGCGACCGTTCTCACGTTCACACTGGGCGGGAAACGCTACTGTGTCGGCGCAGCGTCCGTTGCATCCGTCGTTGGCGTGACGGCCGATCGATCCGTTGCAACGGCCGACGACCCGTGGAACGCGGGCTCGGTCTCGGTTGCCGGTGAGCGCGTTCGCGTCGTCGACCTCCCGCGGGCATTTACCGCCGCCGCCCGAACGACGACCCGAATCGACGAGCCGAAACTGCTCATATTCACCGCCACTGACGCCGACGGTTCCTACTACGGGTGGCTCGTCGACGACGTCGACGCCGCGCGAACGATCCGTCCGGATCGCCTCGAGCCGACTCGGACGGGGACGCACCTGCCTCACGTCAGGGGTTACCTCGAGATCGGCGACGACGACGTCATCTGGCTGGACGAGCGGGCGATTCACGGCTAA
- a CDS encoding MBL fold metallo-hydrolase: MNTDTGGCRRGDRVFSTVHRLEFDVPWPPKHVAAYVIDGPEPILVDAGTPTDAGEEALEDGLEREGYALADIEHVLVTHAHSDHLGQVPTLRAAGATVHAPAAALERLERDPDAVRSTVRETAVSTGYSGGDLEEIVDGELESFRRHRGLLGTEATRPIAPETAFSVGDREFTPVETPGHEIDHLSFETELEGTTVLFSGDALIEPFRAGAFHVGIDRGAYDGVDRYYDAMDRLFETTATHGFPGHGPAFENPHRVVELTRNRLDTLLGETEAALAAIEPATPLAVAKERAGSVRYIAPVLDTLGALGTLENRGSVAHDTEDGARYYRTT, encoded by the coding sequence ATGAACACCGACACCGGTGGCTGCCGCCGGGGCGACCGCGTCTTTTCGACGGTCCATCGCCTCGAGTTCGACGTGCCGTGGCCTCCGAAACACGTCGCGGCGTACGTGATCGACGGTCCAGAACCGATTCTGGTCGACGCGGGGACGCCGACCGACGCGGGCGAGGAAGCGCTCGAGGACGGCCTCGAACGGGAGGGGTACGCGCTCGCTGACATCGAACACGTGCTGGTAACGCACGCCCACAGCGACCACCTGGGGCAAGTCCCGACGCTTCGTGCGGCCGGTGCGACGGTTCACGCGCCGGCGGCCGCACTCGAGCGACTCGAGCGAGATCCGGACGCGGTCCGCTCGACCGTCCGCGAAACGGCCGTCTCGACGGGCTATTCCGGCGGAGACCTCGAAGAGATCGTCGACGGCGAACTCGAGTCGTTCCGGCGGCATCGAGGATTGCTCGGTACCGAGGCCACCCGACCGATCGCGCCGGAAACCGCGTTTTCGGTCGGCGACCGGGAGTTCACGCCGGTCGAGACGCCGGGCCACGAAATCGACCATCTGAGCTTCGAGACGGAACTCGAGGGGACGACGGTGCTGTTCTCCGGTGACGCGCTCATCGAACCCTTCCGTGCCGGCGCGTTCCACGTCGGGATCGATCGGGGCGCCTACGACGGCGTCGATCGCTACTACGACGCGATGGACCGATTGTTCGAGACGACGGCGACGCACGGCTTCCCCGGCCACGGACCCGCGTTCGAGAACCCCCACCGGGTCGTCGAACTCACCCGCAACCGACTCGATACCCTGCTCGGGGAGACCGAGGCGGCGCTCGCGGCGATCGAACCCGCGACGCCGCTCGCCGTGGCGAAAGAGCGGGCCGGAAGCGTTCGCTACATCGCGCCCGTACTGGACACGCTGGGTGCACTCGGGACGCTCGAAAATCGGGGGTCGGTAGCCCACGATACCGAAGACGGCGCGCGATACTATCGGACGACGTGA